A genome region from Cucumis sativus cultivar 9930 unplaced genomic scaffold, Cucumber_9930_V3 scaffold41, whole genome shotgun sequence includes the following:
- the LOC116405899 gene encoding uncharacterized protein LOC116405899 has translation MKVDLPSYSGKRDIESFLDWLKSTENFFSYMDTPEQKKVRLVALKLKGGASAWWEQLEVNRQRCNKRPVRSWEKMKKLLKGRFLPPNYEQTLYNQYQNCRQGTRTVTEYIEEFHRLSARTNLSENEQHQIARFVGGLRFDIKEKVKLQPLRFLSEAISLAETVEEMIALKAKTMNRRTTWEPTPTKKTSYTSKTNDQPMAPIHGKGKEADSQTATNEKKAEIINKSKNQNNYTRPSLGKCFRCGQPGHLSNSCPQRKTIALAEEEGNLPGEDESEPREETEEIEVDEGDKSPVLSIKYSLLPRKRRIHNATVFSKQGALLMGRYATSLLMEVAMKTS, from the coding sequence ATGAAGGTTGACTTACCTTCATACAGTGGCAAGAGAGATATCGAATCTTTTTTGGATTGGCTAAAAAGTACTGAGAATTTTTTCAGTTACATGGACACCCCTGAACAGAAAAAGGTACGCCTCGTGGCCTTGAAACTCAAAGGGGGCGCATCAGCATGGTGGGAGCAACTGGAAGTCAACAGACAAAGATGCAACAAACGACCCGTACGCTCAtgggaaaagatgaagaaactaTTAAAAGGACGATTCCTGCCTCCGAATTATGAGCAGACCTTATACAACCAGTATCAGAATTGTCGTCAAGGCACCAGGACAGTCACCGAATACATAGAAGAGTTCCACCGATTAAGTGCCAGAACGAACCTAAGTGAGAATGAGCAGCACCAAATAGCCAGATTTGTGGGGGGTCTGCGCTttgatattaaagaaaaagtaaagttaCAGCCTCTCCGTTTCTTATCTGAAGCAATTTCATTGGCAGAAACAGTAGAAGAAATGATAGCTCTCAAGGCCAAAACCATGAATCGAAGAACAACATGGGAGCCAACACCAACCAAGAAGACAAGCTATACGAGCAAGACAAATGACCAGCCGATGGCACCAATtcatggaaaaggaaaagaggcTGACTCCCAGACTGCAACGAACGAAAAGAAGGCAGAGATAATCAATAAAAGcaagaaccaaaataattacactCGCCCATCATTGGGTAAATGCTTTCGGTGTGGACAACCAGGCCACCTATCTAATTCTTGCcctcaaagaaaaacaattgcCTTAGCTGAGGAAGAAGGCAACTTGCCTGGCGAAGATGAGTCAGAACCAAGAGAGGAAACGGAAGAAATTGAGGTAGATGAGGGAGACAAATCTCCTGTGTTATCCATAAAGTACTCATTGCTCCCAAGGAAGAGAAGAATCCACAACGCCACAGTCTTTTCAAAACAAGGTGCACTATTAATGGGAAGGTATGCGACGTCATTATTGATGGAGGTAGCAATGAAAACTTCATAG